Proteins co-encoded in one Stomoxys calcitrans chromosome 5, idStoCalc2.1, whole genome shotgun sequence genomic window:
- the LOC106084072 gene encoding coiled-coil domain-containing protein 103, which produces MFSSNISDRITPEELQKLQEICMERLKMGELHTLRNDAKLRAVNNTKNYEEFKDIVDAAHLKPISKADKMNAKTKNRLWNTAAAENEE; this is translated from the exons atgttttccagCAACATATCCGATCGAATAACCCCGGAAGAATTGCAAAAGCTACAAGAAATATGCATGGAACGCCTAAAGATGGGTGAGTTGCATACGCTACGAAATGATGCCAAATTGCGGGCAGTCAACAATACCAAAAATTATGAGGAATTCAA GGACATTGTGGATGCGGcccatttgaaacccatatcaAAGGCAGACAAGATGAATGCGAAAACCAAAAACCGCCTTTGGAATACAGCAGCAGCGGAAAACGAGGAATAG
- the LOC131997606 gene encoding trypsin alpha-4 — protein MLKFVILLSAVACALGATIPEGMVPQLDGRIVGGAATTINSFPWQISLQRSGSHSCGGSIYNSKIIVTAAHCLQSVSASSLKVRAGSTYWNSGGVLISVAAFKNHEGYNPSTMVNDIAVIRLSSALTMSSTIKAIGLASSNPANGAAASVSGWGTTSVGGSIPTQLRYVDVKIVSRTNCASSTYGYGSQIKASMICAYTVGKDACQGDSGGPLVSGGQLVGVVSWGYGCAYTNYPGVYASVADLRSWVVNAANSV, from the coding sequence ATGTTGAAGTTTGTGATTTTATTGTCTGCTGTGGCTTGTGCTTTGGGAGCTACCATTCCTGAAGGTATGGTGCCCCAATTGGATGGTCGTATTGTGGGTGGTGCTGCCACCACAATCAACTCCTTCCCCTGGCAAATCTCTTTGCAACGTAGTGGCTCCCACTCTTGCGGTGGTTCTATCTACAACAGCAAGATCATTGTCACTGCCGCTCACTGCTTGCAATCCGTCTCCGCCTCTTCCTTGAAGGTGCGTGCTGGTTCCACCTACTGGAACTCTGGCGGTGTCCTGATATCCGTTGCTGCTTTCAAGAATCACGAAGGTTACAATCCCAGCACCATGGTCAACGATATTGCCGTTATCCGTTTGTCCTCTGCCTTGACCATGAGCTCTACCATTAAGGCTATCGGTTTGGCCAGTAGCAATCCCGCTAACGGTGCTGCCGCTTCAGTCTCTGGCTGGGGTACCACCTCTGTTGGTGGCTCCATCCCCACACAATTGAGATATGTCGATGTTAAGATTGTCAGCCGCACCAACTGTGCTTCCTCCACCTATGGCTATGGCTCTCAAATCAAGGCCTCCATGATCTGTGCCTACACTGTTGGCAAGGATGCTTGCCAAGGCGATTCCGGTGGCCCATTGGTATCCGGTGGTCAATTGGTCGGTGTTGTTTCCTGGGGTTATGGCTGCGCTTACACCAATTATCCTGGTGTTTATGCTTCAGTTGCTGACCTTCGTTCCTGGGTTGTCAACGCTGCCAACTCCGTTTAA